The following is a genomic window from Chitinophaga caseinilytica.
GGCATCCTGCTCGTCGTTGGCGGAGATTACCACTGCCAGCGGCCCGAACGTTTCCTCGTCGAAGGCCGTCATACCCGGTTTTACGCCGGCAAGGAGCGTGGCTGCGAAATTGGCGTTATGCTGCTCGCCGCCTGCCAGCAATTCCGCGCCCTGCCAAATCGTGCTCTGCAACTGGCTGTTGAGCTCTTTGGCGAGGTCGGTGCGGGCCATGGGGCCGAGATCGGTTTCGGGTAGGAAGGGGTCGCCCTGGCGCATGGACGTGATAAGGCTCTGGACCTGCTGGGTGAAATCTTCCGCGATGCTTTTCTCGACGATCCAGCGTTTGGCGGCGATGCACGATTGCCCGGCGTTCTGCATGCGGGCTTTCACGGCGGTGGCAGCGGCGGTTTTGAGGTCGGCGTCTTTGAGCACGATGAACGGATCGCTGCCGCCGAGCTCCAGCACGGTTTTCTTGAGGTGCTTCCCGGCCAGGGAGGCCACGCTCATGCCCGCGGGCGTGCTGCCCGTCAGCGTAACGCCCTGCACGCGGGGATCGGCGATGATGGGCTCAATATCTTTGGAAGCCACCAGCAGCGCCTGGAAAGCCCCTTCCGGGAATCCCGCTTCCAGGAACACCCCGGCAATGGCCAGGCTACAGCCGCTCACGTTGCTGGCATGTTTCAGCACTGCGGCGTTCCCTGCGAGCAGGTTCGGTATGGCAAACCGGAACACCTGCCAGTACGGGAAATTCCAGGGCATGATGGCGAGGATGATCCCTTTTGGCTCAAAAGCCGCGTAGCTCTTGCGCGCGTCAGACGCTATGATCCGCGGCTCCAGCATACTTTCGATGTTATTGGCGTAATATTCGGCCGTGGTTGCGCACTTCAGTACTTCGGCCTTCGCTTCCTTCAGTGTTTTCCCCATTTCCCGCGTAATGAGCTCCGCATGCCGGTCGACCTGCGATTGCAACAGTTCCGCCACTCTCCGCATCCATTCCGCCCGCTTTGGCACGCCGGCCTGCCGCAACGCCTGAAAAGCACGGTGGCCGGCCTTCAGTTTGTCTTGCAGCTGTTCGGGCGTATGCGCCGGGTAGCTCGCGATGGTTTCTCCGTTGTAGGGGTATATGCTCTCGAAACTCATACTTTAAAGATAAGGATTTTTGCCCGGCGGCCGGTTTTGCGCGAATGCCGTACCTTTGCAGCCTGAACGTACGGAACATGTCTTTGAGCAAATGGAATATTGCGGTCATGGCCATCTGCACCGGCCTGATCGTTGCGAACATTTATTACGCACAACCCCTGCTGGTCCTCATTGCACGGGAATTCAACGTCACCGAGTCCAACGCAGGACAGGTAACATTCTTCACCCAGATCGGCTATGCCCTCGGCCTGCTCTTCTGCGTGCCTTTGGGCGACAAGCTCGAGCGCCGCAGCCAGATCCTCGTCATGACGGGTTGTGCCGTTGCCGCCCTCGGTGCTGCGGCGCTTTCGATGAACATCACCATGCTGAAAATAACGGGTTTCGTTATCGGTTTCACGTCTATCGTGCCCCAACTGATCCTCCCCATGGCCGCATCGCTGGCCGAGCCGCACAAGCGGGGGAAAGTGATCGGGGTGATCATGAGCGGGTTGCTGATCGGGATATTATTGTCGCGGACGATCAGCGGGTTCGTGGGGCAGCATCTCGGATGGCGCGCCATGTTCTGGATCGCGGCGGCATTGTCTGTAGGGATGATGATGGTGATGATGGTCTCTTTCCCGAAGAGCCGTCCGGCCTTTACGGGAACTTACGGTGCGCTCATGAAAAGCGTGTGGCAGCTCATGAAGGAACAGCCTTTACTGCGGGAGGCCTCCGTGATCAACGCGTGCTGCTTCGGGGTTTTCGGGCTTTTCTGGACCACTTCGGTGTTCCTGCTGAGCAATCCGCCGTTCAATTACGGGAGCGACGTGATCGGCCTCCTCGGCCTGGCAGCCGCTACGGGCGCGCTGGGAGCGCCGCTGATCGGGCGGGTGGCCGACCGGAAGAACCCGCGTATCGCCATCGGTTACGGGATTTCGCTGGTGTTTTTTTCCTACATCATATTTTGGGTTTTCAGCAATTCGATCGCGGGCATCGTGGCGGGGATCGTGCTGCTCGACCTGGGGCTCCAGGGCGTGCACGTTTCCAATCAAACCCGCATCTACGCGCTGTTGCCGGAAGCCCGCAACCGCATGAACACCGTTTTCATGACGGCGTCTTTCCTCGGCACGTCCCTCGGTTCCGGCATCGGGCTCTGGGTATGGGGCATCGGGAAATGGACGGGCGTTTGCATCGCGGGCCTGGCGCTCACGGGGATAGGTATCCTGGTGTATGCGCTGACCTATAACCGGGAATCTTCGCTGCAGCGGGCCTGATCCGCAGCAAATAAACGCATAAAAAAATCCCGTTCCGGTCTGGAACGGGATTTTTCTGTATGTGAAATGCCTGATTACTGCTCGGGCACTCTGGTGATCTTGAGGATGTTGGTCGGCAGGTGCTGCTTAACGGGCGTGCTGCCGGTGTTCACCACCACATCGTTCGCCTTGATGAAACCACGCTCTTTCAGGATGTTGATCTGGTCGGCGATAATATCGTCCAGGCTTTCTTCTTCGCCGTAATAGAATGCGCGAACGCCCCAGCTGAGGCTCAGCTGGTTTACCAGCGTGCGTTCTTTGGTGAAGATGAACAGCGGGGATTTCGGGCGGTAGCTAGACAGCATGAAGCCGGTGTAGCCGGATTGCGTCATACCGATCAGCGCGTCTGCCTCCAGGTCTTCCGCGATTTTGCAGGCATTGTAGCACAGCGCGTCGCTGAGGAAGGTGGGGGAGTGGCGGTGAGGGATGAGGTTGCGGTTGTAGATGATGCTTTCCTTTTCTACCTCGCCGATGATCTTGCGCATGGTCTCGATCACCAGTACGGGATAGTTGCCGGTAGCGGTCTCGCCGGAGAGCATCACGGCGTCTGCCCCTTCCAGTACGGCATTGGCCACGTCGGTGATCTCGGAACGGTTGGGACGGGTGCGGTCGATCATGGATTCCATCATCTGCGTAGCCACGATCACCGGCTTCGCACGGTGGATGCACTTGCGGATAATGTCTTTCTGGATCATGGGCACCTGCTCAACGGGCAGTTCCACACCGAGGTCGCCACGGGCGATCATCACGCCGTCGCTTTCCCAGATAATTTCTTTCAGGTTCTGGATCGCTTCCGGTTTCTCGATCTTGGAAATGATCTTGATTTTGGAATTGCGCTCGGCCAGGCGTTTACGCAGCAGGGCGAGGTCTTTCACGTTGCGGACGAAAGACAGGGCCACCCAATCGCACTCATGGTCGATGATGAACTGGAGGTCCACTTCATCTTTTTCGGTGAGGGCGGGGAGGGAAACTTTCGTATCGGGAAGGTTGAAGCCTTTTTTGGAGGACAAAACGCCGCCCAGCAATACTTCGGCCTTGATGAGGTTGTCGGGCGTGATTTCTTTCACCACGGTCTCGATCTTACCGTCGTCCAGGAGGATTTTCTGGCCGGGGCGAACGTCGCGGGGGAGGTCATGGTAGGAAACGTAGATCCTTTCCATGGTGCCCACGCATTTTTCGGTGGTGAAGGTGAGGATATCGCCCGTTTTGAGGGGAAGGGCGTTGTTTTCGATCTCTCCAACGCGCAGCTTGGGACCTTGGAGGTCGGCCAGGATGGCTACGTTGTAGGGCTCGGTTTTATTGATCTGGCGGATGTAGGTGATGATCCGCAGTTTGTCTTCGTGGCTGCCGTGGGAAAAGTTCAGACGGAACACATTGACGCCTGCCTGTACAAGTTCCAACAGTTTCTCATAGGTGTCGCTGGCCGGACCAACGGTCGCAACAATCTTCGTTTTTTGTTTGGCATGCGAAGCACCAGCCTGGTTGTCCATTTCCTTGTGATAGTATTTGGACAGATCTTTTGTACTCATAGACGTTTATTTAACTCGCGAGAATTTTGACAATCTTTAACCATTCCGGATCGATCTGCTGTTTTGCTTTTACGGCTTTATCGAGCGGGGTGAATTGAATTTCGTTGTTGACGATGCCGACCATGACGTTGGAGACGCCGTTGATGAGCGCTTCTACCGCGGCGTAGCCCATGCGGCTGGCCACCAGGCGGTCGAGGCAGGTGGGGGAGCCCCCGCGCTGGATGTGCCCGAGAACGGTCACGCGCGTGTCCAGCTGCGGCATTCTTTCCTTGACGTGACGGGCCACTTCGTCTGCCCCGCCGAATTCGTCGCCCTCGGCTACCACGATGAGGTTCACCATTTTGGAGCGGCGCTCGTTGGCCGTGAGGCTATCGATCACGTCGTCGATATTGGTTTTATGCTCGGGGATGAGGATGTGCTCCGCGCCCGTGGCGATGCCGCTGTGAAGGGCGATGTACCCCGCGTCGCGGCCCATAACTTCGATGATGAAAAGACGATCGTGCGCATCGGCGGTGTCGCGGATCTTGTCGATCGCTTCTACGGCCGTGTTCACCGCCGTGTCGAACCCGATGGTGAAATCGGTACCGGCGATATCTTTATCGATCGTTCCGGGAAGACCGATGCAGGGGATGTCGAACTCCTGGCTGAATTTCTGGGCGCCTTTGAAGGAACCGTCGCCCCCGATCACCACCAGCCCGTCGATCCCGAATTTCTTCAGGTTCTCGTATGCTCTTTTGCGGCCTTCGGGCTGATAGAATTCCATGCAGCGGGCGGTTTTCAGCACGGTCCCCCCGCGCTGGATGATATTGGCGACAGATTTGCCTTCCATGGGAAAAATCTCCCCGGTCAACATCCCTTTGTAGCCATACATCACCCCGTAGACATTCAAATGATGATAGATGCCCGTCCTTACTACGGCCCGGATGGCTGCGTTCATTCCCGGAGCGTCGCCCCCGGAAGTAAGAACTGCGATGTTGTTCACTTTTTTCATGTGTGATCTTCTATGTTGTCCTGGCCACCCGAATTGCTATTCTCGTGCCGCCTGATAAATTTTTTTTACGCCTACTAAATCGTTTTTCCAATCACCCATCCAAATTTTTACACCACTGGCTCATGCGTAATGGTTATTTCATAGTATTTTGCCAGACGTGGGTCCCGATAAAGGGCGCACGAAATTAACATTTTTTAATAGTTTCCTATCAGATATTCGATGAAATAACTAAATTTTTAATTTCCATCAAACAAACACGAAGGAATTTTATAAAAATATACGTATGACAAATTTAAACCATAAGCATGTTGCCATGAGTATGATGATGTTGATGGGAGCAGGGACCGCCCTGGCGCAGCACCAACCGCTCAAATATCCCGAAACCCGCAAAGTAGACACGACCGACAATTACCACGGCACCACCATCGCCGATCCTTATCGCTGGCTGGAAGACGATCATGCAGACGATACCAAGGCCTGGGTAGACGCGGAAAATACCGTAACCCAGGATTACCTCGCCTCCATCCCCTTCCGCGGCCAGATCAAACAGCGCCTCGAAGCCCTCTGGAATTACCCCCGCTTCGGCGCCCCCTTCCATGAAGGCAAATATTATTATTTCTATAAGAACGACGGCCTCCAGAACCAGGCCGTGCTCTACCGCCAGGAAGGGCTGAACGGTACGCCCGAAGTGTTCATCGACCCCAATAAACTGTCTGACAAAGGCACCGCCGCCCTCGGCGCCCTCACTTTCTCGAAAGACGGCAAATACGCCGCCTACCTCATCGCCAAAGCAGGGTCCGACTGGCAGGAAGCTTTCGTGATGGACGTGGCCAGCAAACAACTGCTGTCCGACAAGCTCGACTGGATCAAGTTTTCCGGCCTGTCCTGGAAAGGCGACGGCTTCTATTACAGCCGTTACGACGCGCCCGACGAGCAAAGCAAACTTTCCAAGAAGAACGAATTCCATAAGGTGTACTATCATAAGGTAGGCACCACGCAAGACCAGGACCAACTGGTTTACGTCGATAAAGCACACCCGCTGCGCAACGCAGGCGTGGGCCTCACGGAAGACGAGCGTTTTCTCATCCTCAGCACCTCCGAAGGCACGAGCGGCAACGAAGTTTGGTACCGCGATCTGCAAGACGCTTCGCAGACCGATTTCAAGCTCCTGGTACAAGGGTTCGAATATGAGCCCAGCGTGATCGAGAACGTGGGCGACAAACTGCTGCTGCTCACCAACCACGATGCGCCTAATTACAAACTGGTGCTCGTAGACCCGAAGAACCCCGCTAAAGAAAACTGGAAACTGATCATCCCCGAGCAGCCCGAAGTGCTCCAGGGCGTTGGGACCGCCGGCGGCAAACTGTTCGCCAGTTACCTGAAAGACGCGTCTACCCGCATCGTGCAATACGACCCCTCCGGCAAAAAAGACCGTGAGATCAAACTGCCGGGCATCGGTACGGCCAGCGGATTCGGTGGGAAAAAGGAAGACGGCCAGTTCTTCTACTCCTTCTCCTCTTTCGTAGCGCCGCCGACCATATATAAATATGATATCAAATCCGGCAAATCCGACCTGTTCCGCAAGTCGGAAGTGAAGTTCAACCAGGACGAATACGAAACCAAACAGGTGTTTTTCACCAGTAAAGATGGCACCAAAGTGCCCGTGTTCCTCTCTTACCGCAAAGGCCTGAAAATGAACGGGCAAAATCCTGTGCTGCTCTACGGGTACGGCGGGTTCAACATCCCGATGACGCCCGCGTTCTCCGTGTCCAACCTCTTCTTCATGGAGCAGGGCGGCATTTACGCAGTGGTGAACCTCCGCGGCGGCAGCGAATACGGCGAAGCCTGGCACAAAGCCGGTATGATGGAAAAGAAACAGAACGTGTTCGACGATTTCATCGGCGCGGCAGAATTCCTCGTAAGGGAAAAGTATACCAATCCGTCGAAAATCGCTATCCGTGGCGGTTCTAACGGCGGTCTGCTCGTAGGTGCGGCCATGACGCAGCGCCCAGACCTGTTCAAGGTGGCGCTTCCCGCCGTGGGCGTGATGGACATGCTCCGGTTCCAGAAATTTACCATCGGCTGGGCATGGGTAACGGAATATGGTACCAGCGAAAAAGCGGACCAGTTCCCCTACCTCCTGAAATATTCTCCGCTCCACAACCTGAAAGCGGGCACGGCGTACCCGGCTACGATGGTAACCACGGCCGATCATGACGACCGTGTGGTACCGGCGCACTCTTTCAAGTTTGCGGCCGCGCTGCAGGCAGCCCACAACGGGCCCAACCCGGTGCTGATCCGTATCGAGAAGCAGGCGGGCCACGGCGCAGGGAAACCCACGTCCAAACTTATCGACGAGGCTACCGACATCTGGTCGTTCACCATGTACAACCTGGGGATGAATTTCTCCAACGTGAACACCGGGAAGAAAATGTAACCGATTCACATTCATCAATAAACGCCGCGTAATACTGCATTACGCGGTGTTTTTGTATATTGGAATTATGAAAGTGCTCATAACTGGGAGCAACGGGCTCCTCGGACAATACCTGGTCCAGCGGCTGGCCGGCCATCCGGATTACGAAGTGATCGCCACCGGCCGCGGGGCCAACCGCCTCCGCATGCAAACGGGATACACCTATGAATCGGTGAACCTGGCCAACGAATCGGCGGTAAAAGGCCTGGTAGAACGGCATCGGCCCGACGTGATCGTGCACGCCGGTGCCATGACGCAGGCAGACGATTGTGAGCGCAACAAAGACGCCTGCTGGATGGTGAACGTCACCGCCACGCGCTACCTGTTGCAGGGCGCGGAAAAGGCAGGATCGTATTTCCTGTTCGTATCCACCGACTTCGTGTTCGACGGGCTCAGCGGGCCTTACAGCGAAGATGACCCCGTCAATCCCATCAACTATTACGGCGCCAGCAAAGTAGCGGCGGAAAGGATCGTGAAACAATCCAAAACTCCCTGGGGCATCGCGCGGACGGTGCTGGTGTACGGGCTGGCAGACGATCCCCGGCGCAGCAATATCATCACCTGGGTGAAATCCAACCTCGAGCAGCAGAAAAAACTGAAAGTGGTGAACGACCAGTGGCGCACGCCCACGCTCGTGCAAGACCTGGCGGAAGGCATCCGGCTTATGCTCGATAAGAAGGCGGAAGGCGTTTTCCACCTGTCCGGCAAAGACATGCTCACGCCATTCGATATGGCCACGCAGGTAGCTGGCTACCTGGAACTGGACACACGCCTACTCGAAAAAGTGGACGCATCCACCTTTAAACAACCCGCACCGCGACCGGCCAAAACAGGATTCCTCATCAACAAAGCGGTGCAGGAACTGGGGTACGATCCGCATAGTTTCGAAGAAGGATTGAAAGTGGTGGTGGAACAGATCAGATCGAAATAGAAAATCGCAGATAGAAAAAGGGATGGCAATGCGCCATCCCTTCGTTTTTTTGATCCCGATCCCGCATGCTTCCCGTTGAAGTATCGACATGCTGTGATGGAACATGATGGGGAGGATCCGGAAGATGGACATCGCCCGGCTGTAAATCATCTCTTCGATGTTTTGGAATTATCATCTTCTGAATTGAGCGATGGAAGCGTTACTGCCGCCATCGCATATATACCCCATCATTCAGCGAGATTGGTATGGTGAAAACACAACGAATTTTGAGCTATTGCATGTTTTTGGTCCGGAAGTACAGCTCGAAATGTTGCGCTGCGCCGGGGCCGCACATGATCTGAGGATAGAATGTTCCGGTTAATTTACCCGTGATGTATTCTATGCCGCCTATATTTTCGACCTCCTCGATATAGAGGTCGCCGCTCGATTTCATGTATTCCTCCACTGTTCCATTTTCATCGCATTTGCTGTAAAAAGTTTTACCGATAACATTCACAGGTGCTTTGAAAGTGCAGTAGACAGCGGTTGCCGTGCCACCCTTGTCTGGCGTGAACCATTCATAATGCTTTTTCACGACAGGCTTGGTCACATGATCGACCACGATCGAGAAGCCGAGGTTTTCGCGGATGGTGCCGGAAATATTCATGCCGCCGCCGGGAATGTATTTATGATGCTGATCGATGCAGAATATTTCCGTGCCATTCACGGTTCCGGAGAAGTAAACTTCGTCTACCACTTTGATTTTGCTGAACTGGATAAGCTTTCCGGTGGCGCCGCGGCCAGGAATGACGCCGGGGGGGATGAAGTTATAGATGTCGACGGAAACCGTGACCGTATTCGGAGTCGGCACTTTGGCCGGAGCGCGGTACCAGGCAAACCGGGTATCGGGCGTGAGCGTACCGGCGCCAGATAGTTTCCAGTTGCGGATGTTGCCGGAATTTTGCAGTACCTGCTCCCGGCGGATGGCGATTGGTCTGCTGTCGGCGTGGGCTTTGTATTTGTCGATCGCAGTATAGATCCAGACGGTCGAGGTTTTGGTAACCAGCACGCTGGCCGGGTCTGCACGCAGCCAATAGAGTGCGTAGGGCGCCCAGTCTGAAAAGTGGGTGGTTTCTACGGACAGCGTGCGGGCGG
Proteins encoded in this region:
- a CDS encoding NAD-dependent succinate-semialdehyde dehydrogenase; this encodes MSFESIYPYNGETIASYPAHTPEQLQDKLKAGHRAFQALRQAGVPKRAEWMRRVAELLQSQVDRHAELITREMGKTLKEAKAEVLKCATTAEYYANNIESMLEPRIIASDARKSYAAFEPKGIILAIMPWNFPYWQVFRFAIPNLLAGNAAVLKHASNVSGCSLAIAGVFLEAGFPEGAFQALLVASKDIEPIIADPRVQGVTLTGSTPAGMSVASLAGKHLKKTVLELGGSDPFIVLKDADLKTAAATAVKARMQNAGQSCIAAKRWIVEKSIAEDFTQQVQSLITSMRQGDPFLPETDLGPMARTDLAKELNSQLQSTIWQGAELLAGGEQHNANFAATLLAGVKPGMTAFDEETFGPLAVVISANDEQDAIRLANNTPFGLGSSLWTKDLEKAARLAPLIESGNVFVNAMVRSDARLPFGGIKQSGYGRELSIEGVHEFLNIKTVYIQ
- a CDS encoding MFS transporter → MSLSKWNIAVMAICTGLIVANIYYAQPLLVLIAREFNVTESNAGQVTFFTQIGYALGLLFCVPLGDKLERRSQILVMTGCAVAALGAAALSMNITMLKITGFVIGFTSIVPQLILPMAASLAEPHKRGKVIGVIMSGLLIGILLSRTISGFVGQHLGWRAMFWIAAALSVGMMMVMMVSFPKSRPAFTGTYGALMKSVWQLMKEQPLLREASVINACCFGVFGLFWTTSVFLLSNPPFNYGSDVIGLLGLAAATGALGAPLIGRVADRKNPRIAIGYGISLVFFSYIIFWVFSNSIAGIVAGIVLLDLGLQGVHVSNQTRIYALLPEARNRMNTVFMTASFLGTSLGSGIGLWVWGIGKWTGVCIAGLALTGIGILVYALTYNRESSLQRA
- the pyk gene encoding pyruvate kinase; this translates as MSTKDLSKYYHKEMDNQAGASHAKQKTKIVATVGPASDTYEKLLELVQAGVNVFRLNFSHGSHEDKLRIITYIRQINKTEPYNVAILADLQGPKLRVGEIENNALPLKTGDILTFTTEKCVGTMERIYVSYHDLPRDVRPGQKILLDDGKIETVVKEITPDNLIKAEVLLGGVLSSKKGFNLPDTKVSLPALTEKDEVDLQFIIDHECDWVALSFVRNVKDLALLRKRLAERNSKIKIISKIEKPEAIQNLKEIIWESDGVMIARGDLGVELPVEQVPMIQKDIIRKCIHRAKPVIVATQMMESMIDRTRPNRSEITDVANAVLEGADAVMLSGETATGNYPVLVIETMRKIIGEVEKESIIYNRNLIPHRHSPTFLSDALCYNACKIAEDLEADALIGMTQSGYTGFMLSSYRPKSPLFIFTKERTLVNQLSLSWGVRAFYYGEEESLDDIIADQINILKERGFIKANDVVVNTGSTPVKQHLPTNILKITRVPEQ
- the pfkA gene encoding 6-phosphofructokinase, encoding MKKVNNIAVLTSGGDAPGMNAAIRAVVRTGIYHHLNVYGVMYGYKGMLTGEIFPMEGKSVANIIQRGGTVLKTARCMEFYQPEGRKRAYENLKKFGIDGLVVIGGDGSFKGAQKFSQEFDIPCIGLPGTIDKDIAGTDFTIGFDTAVNTAVEAIDKIRDTADAHDRLFIIEVMGRDAGYIALHSGIATGAEHILIPEHKTNIDDVIDSLTANERRSKMVNLIVVAEGDEFGGADEVARHVKERMPQLDTRVTVLGHIQRGGSPTCLDRLVASRMGYAAVEALINGVSNVMVGIVNNEIQFTPLDKAVKAKQQIDPEWLKIVKILAS
- a CDS encoding prolyl oligopeptidase family serine peptidase, with the protein product MSMMMLMGAGTALAQHQPLKYPETRKVDTTDNYHGTTIADPYRWLEDDHADDTKAWVDAENTVTQDYLASIPFRGQIKQRLEALWNYPRFGAPFHEGKYYYFYKNDGLQNQAVLYRQEGLNGTPEVFIDPNKLSDKGTAALGALTFSKDGKYAAYLIAKAGSDWQEAFVMDVASKQLLSDKLDWIKFSGLSWKGDGFYYSRYDAPDEQSKLSKKNEFHKVYYHKVGTTQDQDQLVYVDKAHPLRNAGVGLTEDERFLILSTSEGTSGNEVWYRDLQDASQTDFKLLVQGFEYEPSVIENVGDKLLLLTNHDAPNYKLVLVDPKNPAKENWKLIIPEQPEVLQGVGTAGGKLFASYLKDASTRIVQYDPSGKKDREIKLPGIGTASGFGGKKEDGQFFYSFSSFVAPPTIYKYDIKSGKSDLFRKSEVKFNQDEYETKQVFFTSKDGTKVPVFLSYRKGLKMNGQNPVLLYGYGGFNIPMTPAFSVSNLFFMEQGGIYAVVNLRGGSEYGEAWHKAGMMEKKQNVFDDFIGAAEFLVREKYTNPSKIAIRGGSNGGLLVGAAMTQRPDLFKVALPAVGVMDMLRFQKFTIGWAWVTEYGTSEKADQFPYLLKYSPLHNLKAGTAYPATMVTTADHDDRVVPAHSFKFAAALQAAHNGPNPVLIRIEKQAGHGAGKPTSKLIDEATDIWSFTMYNLGMNFSNVNTGKKM
- a CDS encoding NAD(P)-dependent oxidoreductase, which gives rise to MKVLITGSNGLLGQYLVQRLAGHPDYEVIATGRGANRLRMQTGYTYESVNLANESAVKGLVERHRPDVIVHAGAMTQADDCERNKDACWMVNVTATRYLLQGAEKAGSYFLFVSTDFVFDGLSGPYSEDDPVNPINYYGASKVAAERIVKQSKTPWGIARTVLVYGLADDPRRSNIITWVKSNLEQQKKLKVVNDQWRTPTLVQDLAEGIRLMLDKKAEGVFHLSGKDMLTPFDMATQVAGYLELDTRLLEKVDASTFKQPAPRPAKTGFLINKAVQELGYDPHSFEEGLKVVVEQIRSK